The Elaeis guineensis isolate ETL-2024a chromosome 12, EG11, whole genome shotgun sequence sequence GTTACACTAGCCTGTAGAATTTGACTTGTCCCGGTTCATTTGCCCAGCTTCAACTAACCCAAACTCGTTGAGAACGTTCATATTTACATACAATTGGACTATAAAAACCAGACCGACCTGCAGATAGACAACGATGAATGGCATCTTGTCCAAGTTCCGCATCCATACATGGAGCAAATTCTGCAGTTGTTTTGCTAAACCGATGGCAGCCTGAATGAAGCTCCTTCTTTTTGGATTTATATCGATGTAGATAGCCATAGTTTAGGAAAAATAATTGTTCCGAGGGACTGTCGAATAAAATCAGAATTTTTTGGTTGTACTGGCGAACAATAGCGTTATCCATTAGATTATTCAGTTATTATTAGTTATTACAGAAGGCTAAGGCTATTGTCATTTGTCAGTCGTAGAGCAGTTATTTTGGGCACTGCTCCTATGTTTCTCAAAAGGTTGTTTCCTTCTCATCTCGCCCAAAGaccttttttcttttaatttatatTCATTCATTGCCTTCGGTGCTAGGTTGTGATGCGGATGCATGCATGCAAATGTGATTGCAGCGTGCTGCCATGCTTGCATATGTGTGTGCGAGTGCGTACATTTCAGCCCGTGTGTGGAGTAAATGGTGGCCTGAACCACGACCCCGGCCCGTCGAAAGTTCTATTTTGAGAGACTGGCCTATTGGACATTCTAGGAGTCCAAAGCTTTACTTTCGCTTTCGCAAATTATATTTGGGCTTGGACCTCGATGTTCCTCCAAGCCCACAAGTCTTGGCCAAGGCCATTTCATCCCCTTAAAAGTCTTGGCCAGCCTCATCCAACGAGTATGGCCCCTCTGGTCCAATGCATCACCATGGACCGTATGGCCGGTGCCCTCCTAGACGCGCGGGCATCACGCCCTCCCGGAGATCGAAGACTTCACTCATCTACGGATGCCCACTTGATCAGTGTCGGCACCTGTATAAACAAATTAGGATGTTCTTTGTGAATATAGTTCCATCAGGAGGTTCACAAACAAAGTTCTTAACTCTGTTAAATTAGTACGAAGAAGATGATAGATAAATTGACTAGAAAGGTATAGGAATTTCCCTTACATCGAGAGGATTCAATTCCTGATGGCGACATTTTTAGTATACTTCTCCCAAGATAAAAGAAGCAGTCATTAGGGTTTGCGTTGACGAAAGGGGAAGAAAATAACAACCCAATACCCTGTTGGCACGAGTAATTTGCACCAGTATTGAAAATTAGGAAGTTCAGAGAGAGAATACGTGGAATTGCAAGTCAGTCCaagatgaagaatatgatgatGAAGAAGACAAAAGTGATTAGGAAAGAAAACGAAAGATGATGATGGTGCACATTTTGTTCACAACATAGCAACAGTTCTATTGTGGTCAGGAGCTGGGATGATTTGGATGGATCAATTTCTATGCCTATCTTGACGAAATATTGTCTGTTTTGATCTCTaacatatcaaaatatcattttagACCCATGAAACCATGGCTTTTAGCATGTCAGGATGTCATCTTGAACCTCACAATTTTGTCCTATATAAAAAGTGCATCATTGAGAGAGAGAATGTCTTGATTTCATATAAACTAAAATTtctcttgactcacaatcgatgtaaGACTAAAGATGCTGTCCTTCCACAATAAGTTGTGTAGAATTTGAAGAGGTTGATGAGTATCTTGCTGCCTGGTTTAAGGCTCTCTGGTTTATTTAGTGACACAATTTAACAAGAAATTGGgatgatttttttccttttttttcatgGTTGAACCATTATGAAATCCATATTATCTAAGATGGCATTGTTCTCTAATGATGATTAGTATGTTTGCACCTTGAAAGTTAGCTTAGAAGACAACAttattaaatgcaagaaacaaATGCAAATCAGGTTGGTCGATGTCAGATACACATGCATGATTCAGGCTCAACTCACTTTTGTTTGAATGTGGCTCCTCGAGGTAATGGCTTATTCAAATGGCTTGTGACTTGTCAAGTGAACATATAGATTTATCCAATATTGTGTTCGGATTTTCCTAAGTTCGGCCTTGAAGTTGACATGGAGTCCAATTCCATGATCGTGGCCATCTATGTATTCCAATCAATCATGCATCAGGGCTTGTATTGTGCATGGTGTAGTAGTCCTTGCAGAACATAGCACACGATGCATCACTGTTATCATGCAATAGATGGGCAGCCATAATCGCGAACTGGAACATTAACTTCGGTCTCTAAACTTGAGAGGATCCGAACCCTCCAATATCATCCCCCTCAATAATGCCAAACATACATCCATACATATGTACGTAAGTTTATAATATGTATATCTTCCTCTCTCTACATCTTTTGCTGGTTAGATTGTTAAAGATTTGTTAAATAGTTTACACTCACATTTGACAAATCTAAACCTAGTTTTTGGAGGTCATCCATCCACAAAAGTCGTCACCGTCCAGATAACATCGGCTGGTGGATATATGACCCAGGCCTTAGTTACGGGGCCCAGTACGGCCCAAATGCGGGAAGCATCCCCTTTAGCGCCAGACATTCCGCGGGGACGAGCGTTAGAAGGACGCGATTCGCGAGCCTGGACGACGCGGTGGCGATGATGGAGGCTTCGAAGCGCCGCGGCGAGGATCGGGACCCACCCAAGGTGGAAGCGCGATGGGGACGGAGGGCGTGGGAGCTTCTGGAGGCGGTGCGGCGGCGGGCTCCGCTGGTCCAGTGCATCACCAACTTTGTGTCCATGGACCTCATGGCCAACGCCCTCCTAGCAGCGGGGGCGTCGCCGGCGATGGTCCACTCCCTATCGGAGATCGACGACTTCACCCCACGTGCCGACGCCATCTTGATCAACGTCGGCACGCTCTCCGACGGGTGGCTCCCATCCATGAGGGCCGCCGCCACCGCCGCCACCCGGGCTGGGTGCCCCTGGGTCCTCGACCCCGTCGCCGTCTCCGCCTCCGACTTCCGCTTGGAGGCTTGCCTCGGCCTCGTGGGCCTCCGCCCCGCCGTCATCCGAGGCAATCCCTCCGAGATTCTAGGGCTTTCTTCCGCGTGTCGGATTCGCGATTCCAAGGTATTAAAaagtaattttctttttttttttttaaaaaaaagagagagaaagacttccCCACATTTCTCATGTCATGTTTTCTACTTTCCATGAAACCGTTTTCTTGATTACtagttatttgatttctataactTTATGATAGTATAGAAGACGTTTCTTTACTAGTGAATTGGGATTAACCTCAAAAGTGCTACTGAATTCTACTAAAAATACGATTGACTTTGGAGAATTTGAATTGAGTTGATATTTAGTGTGTGGTATTGCTCTAAATTGTTGCTGATATGAGCATGTTGAAAGCTAAACTCTATTTTGTGTTTTGAGAAGGAGAGTTTGAGCCCTTCCGACTGGTCTTCATCTTTTCTtcaccacaccccccccccccccccacaacaaACACTTCGTTCTTTTGGTTATGTAGGAGTTTAGTGTCGAGCCAGTGCTCTATTGTTTATGCTAAGTTAGGGTTTTCTCTTAGGGGTTTAGTTCCTTCGAAGAACTTCACTAGAACATCTATGTCATTGTGACATGTTCTTCCTATTAGCTAAAGCAATTTTGATCATCATTGGCAAATCAACATGTTAAATGAATGGGAAAGGTGGTTTGTTTGTTAAGAAAGAGAATGGATAGACCTACTTTGGGTGGAAGAATAATATGGTGATGAAGACAAGAAGGCAAAGGACATCAACAACTAGAATAAAGTGAATGGAGGACATTGATGAAGTGGGAGATGGAGCGAACAAAAAAAGGTGGTGATGGTGATACTGGACATCTTATTGCCAGTAGCAATGCTGTGCAAGTGGAAGAGTGTGATGAGCATTTTGGTGGTTGGTCAAAGGATATTAGAGTTATTGGTGGTGGTATTGCTATTGCCATTTCTGGTCTCCATAATAGGATGTTGCTTTAGTTTTTAAAGAGACACATGTTGCTGTGTGCTTAGTGTTTTGCCTATCACGAACCATTTAGATGATGCAGACAATTTATAGTCATATCCCAAAGAACCTCTAGAGATTGGTTTTCATCGACAGTAGAGGTAACTTAAACAGGATAAGCCACATTTGTTCTTTATTGACTTGTACATAAACGAGAGAACTGAATTTATGGTTCATTAGGTCATTAATGTAGTAttaacttttatattttattatcagtCATGGCTCGCTGACTCAATAAAGATGGTCTAAAGATGTCACACAGAGAAGAGACTTGTGTATGATTGGTACTAGTGGAGTAGCTGACAGTAAGTGGTACCTTTAAACATGGGATTGTGTTAAACATTAAGAATAGTATCTAATTCATATTCTGCTTATTCATAAGAGATGGTATATGCTCTGCACCATTTAATTTTATATTCCAACTTGAAAACTATTTTATGAGGAAAGATAACGAAACATTaataaatatgaaagaaaaaaaaaaatatttgacctGTGAATGGGCATGGAGATTACTCTTGATCTTAAATCGTATCTTCTTTTGTTTTCAAAGACTTTTTTGTAGGAAAACAAGGTTGTGGAAAAGCTTGAATAATGCGTTTGTGAAGCAATCAATattaaagagaaggaagaaaataggATGCTGCAATAAAGCaactattgaaaaaaaaaaaaagaaaagaaaagaaaagtcccGCCATACCGAGCAATGGCTGAGGGTACAAATGATAGCAGAATTCTCCATCATTTGATGAACAGAACAATTACACTCTTTTCTGAGCTCATAGAAATTGCTGAagcttaaaaattaaatttcttgagTCGAAATTTTGTAGGATCGTGTGCTTTTGGGAATATTTGGTAGGACTCTCTCGAAATTCTCTTTAACCATGATGCTTTTCCTGTATTTGAATTATGTGTCCTTTTCTCCTAATACTTGTTCTGTTTGTGATGCATTTGTGAAAAATTCATGCGCAGGGGGCGGACAGCTCCCATGAATCAATGGATGCTGTGGAAGCTGCCAAGTCATTGGCACAAGCCAGTGGCGCCATAGTTGCGGTATCCGGAGCTGTGGATGTTATCACAGATGGACAGCAGGTGGTGGGTGCAAACAATGGGGTGGCCATGATGCAGAAGATCACAGCAACAGGGTGTGCTGTCACAGCATTAATCGCTGCCTTCATTGCGATCGATCCACCAAATACTCTGGAAGCCACTGCTTGTGCTTTCTCCATCTTTGGTTTGGCAGCAGAGCTGGGAATGGACATGGCAAAAGGACCGGCCTCGCTGCGGATGCATATGATCGATTCACTTCATGGACTTGATGAGCACACTGTAACTTCCCGGGTCAACATTTCCTTCATAACATAGGCTCTCGACAGCAGGTGTATTGATCCCTTCTTCATATCTATACAATGAGAAATTCAAATATTTGCATAGTACAGCCAATACAGATGAGGTGAATTTTACTGagtatcttttctttttcattatatCCGTATAAATTATTTGCTACCGACTGGAGAACTGCTCCGTTAAAATTATTTGAGACATGATAACTTTTTTCCTTTTGCATTAAGAACTGGCCAATATATTGGTCTTCTTTTATCAAGTCATAATTGATTTATCTGGCCGCTAAAGTTATAAGATTGTTTAGTACGTTGGATAATGTTGGAATCAGGGGCTACGCCCAGATGTGCTTTATTAGAAATTGATGTCTATAGCTGAATTTAATAATATAAATTGGAAAGATGTTCTCTAAGTTGTTGGCTTTATAACAAAGGAAGAAAAATGCTATTATAGAAGTACTCGTTGTATCCTTTAACAGTGGACAAGTATCAAACTAAAGTCATGCAAACACCAACAAACATAAGTATCAACCAGACTATTCTCCATGTTCTTTTCTATTGTAATGTGGTTATCCGTAGCTGGGCTTCTCAGGTGCTTCTCCATCGGTTTTTCCGAGAGGTTTGGACTTCGGACCCCAAGGAGTTACCGATATGGTAGAAGGGCTGGAATGGCCCAAACCTGTTGAGCCGGGCCATCTCATTTTACCGATGTGgtaggagaaattattgcatgcaccaggtgcaagcgAACAAAGGCAAATCCCGGAGCATATGCGcgcaatcgggaattggtgaaatacaagggatAGCGTGGCGTGATATTCACCGTGGGATTTGACGCGGTCCAAATGCAGGCTTGGCGTAGATGTCTGGCGCACCACAATGATATAATGGTACTCTTGTCACGAACCAATTTAATATGTGATGGCAGCACGGTGCCGACGCCCGACGGCCTCTCATAATAACACGGAGAAGATTTGGTCCCCTCTCCCATTACGACATTGAAGACGGGTGGGTGGGTCATTAGCGAGGAAGGGAAATAATCACAAATCCGCCATTAAATGGATAGTGGATGGTTGCTGTGATCGTTTCTCGTTACCATCCTCAGAGTACTTTTCTACAGTTGCGGATTTACGGGGAGCAGGTAGATGATCACGTTATAATTACGTCTaaagatctatttttttataaataaaaaatttaataaaaaaattatatttttttataaatattttttaaataatatctagataaaaaaataatttatttatgttcTTTTATGCATTAAAAAATGATTTGAGAATCTGTTATCAATGTAtttttgtattactatttttctATATAAATTACTATGCtctatctatatttttcataatattttttattatataaatattattatatattatattatattaatatatattattatatataaaatatattatattattatcatagtattatataaatatatataatataatatattattatattattatattataatatattatattattataatataatatattgttatattattatattataatatattatattacattacatTATATTGATATATcttaatatataagaatatattattatattatattatattattataatatattatactatattattatattattatatattatatcattataatatattatcatatattataatagtatattatattattatattattatttataatattatagtataaaatattaatatattattttattttattataatattttattataatataataatatagtataatatattataaatattaataaataatatattatattattatatattattatataaatattatactattatatggTTAAAGGTATGTTAGGAATGAATTAAATGAGTTACTTTTTcaattgataaaaaaatgatttagccGCCTCCCAGATGGATAAGATTCTCTCATTTCATGGGTAAATATTATCTATAGAAAAGTAACTTATctattttgaaaatcatgagaatatggataagttggctaataaaaaaattgatcaattttttcatgatatttatctaaaaaaaatatatcctaaaaggaTGAAAAAAGAGGACAATAAAAATGATGTACCAtgaaataatgatttttattGATGAAGCTTCGCAGAGCCACGTGACGTGAAGTCAGATTATATCAGAATCTTATGTAGCATCGCAATATGGATGATCTAAATTTCATGATGATCTAGGCTCAATGATCTAAAATgattatatttagaagattatagttcaatgattaaaaatctctAGATATATCCCAGATTATTAgctatataatattaaaattatctatgataaatttcataaaaatatatttatttatcataCAAAgtatattatgataaaatattaatatataattaataaattacataaaaatatatttattagtgctatagattattaatcatatataaatatattaattattattataaaattaatgtttctatttatatttatattatttattatatgaatgtttattttaattagaaaataaagtaaatagaagtaatatattaaatatttttattatataaatataaagtataataagaaATTTctactctaatttaaaattatcattaaatcataatatgacaattatatgattaataatatattataatagaatatatatcataaatatgatatataatattagagatataatattggtataatatattaataatatattgatatattttttttgctagATGAGTGGTAATTTTATCCTTAAATTTCAGTTTAAGATCACTATTCGGAGATGATCTTGAATTCTCGACCTCAAAGATAGATATCCTATTACTAGATTAAATGGTTATTTGAAGAATGAGAGTAATTTGAGATCACTATCATATAGGATCATCATAGTATAACCAACATCATGATTATATAATCTTTACATATTTTATTATCTACTGTTAAACCCTAtattaatgatatatttttttggtaacATATATTAATGATATCTTTGGGCTTAACTGTTGTCTGAGTATATGACACACTTACCGTTCGAGTATGCTATCTATTGTTTATCAAGGATCTTTCTCTGCAGGTGCTATCAAAGGTTCCAAGCAATTGTAAATTCAATAGCCAAGTGATCTGTAATTTCATGGTCCTACTTATCTCTTTCATGTAATGGTGGTTCCTTGTCGAGGTGCTCCGTATGGGTGGTTGGTCTTTCTGGGATATATTGTAATGCCTATATTTTTGTCACAGTTTTTTTCACTCACGTAAGCTGTATGTGGTAGTTTTGGGATCTGTAAACTGTTTTTCATGGTTCTATTTATATCTAACTTTTTTTGGGGGTAAAATTTATCTCTAACTTTCATGTAATAGTAGTTTCCTtccgtatgattttttttttttttttgggtaagggCTCCCGTACGGTTGTTATGGTCTTGTATTAATGTCAATctcgaaatattttttaatattattttttaatacttatttccAAATCTATGCTTCTTCCcatcttattttcaaaaataccgCACTTGGATTGAAATGGCACCAACCGGTGAAACCTAGTGTTGAACATACGATTTCAAACAGCATGTTGACATGATttactataataaaaaaatttaaaattaaaatttaattttaaatttaaaattaaaatcatacgTTGAACatgcaattttaatttttaaaataaaatcatattttcaaaatatgattttattttttattttttatttttaaaatatatattttttttatttctgacTTCATACCAAATAATTGGAGGGGCATGGATAGGAGCTTCATCGGGACCGAGGAGGGAAGATGGAGGGGCATCGGTCAACTGGGACGATGGTTGGACAATGGGGGGGTGGGTCGGGGAGAAGGGGCATGGGGGGTTGGGGGGATGGTTTTGTGTTCGCATGGAGTGgggaggaggggggagggggttgGGAGAATGGTTTTGTGTTCGCGCAGAGTGGCGGAGGGCACGGGTGTGAGTTTCGCCAGGGTAGGGGGTGGATGCGTTGGGCTGCTTGGGTCATGGGGTGTAGGCGCAGGGGCCAAGGAGGGTGCAGCATGGGGGAGCCGCAGGGGGGTGTGGGGGGTTGCGGACAAACAGCTAGGGGGCCGCAACAGGTGCAGCATCGACGGCGATGGCCTGGGCCTCACGAGGAAAGGGGGAGATGGCCATGGTGGTTGAGAGAAATGGGCGTGGGGCCTGGGAGGATGGTGCGGCGGCCAGGCAGAGGTGCGTGGCACACCGGAGGGGGGTGGCTGCGGGTCAGCCACCAGCAAATGAAGGTGGAGGATCGTCAGGGGGGTTGGAAGGAAAGATAGAAacgttaataataaaatattattatttgattaatcataaaatattattattttatgcataataaaatatcattattttattaataataaaatatcattattattAGAAATAGAAATAGAAGGTATTTATGTAATGTGATATTAatgtattaaaattaataaaagtgatatattaataatatattaataaaataaaatttatattgataaaataatatattaatgtattaataatatgatattttattaaaaattaataaatatatttattattaaaataaaaattttatataataataaatttacttatcTGTACCTTCTACCACTTCGCGCAAAGGTAACCCCCCTCGCTCCCAGCCCCTATGCCCACACCCCACGCCCCATGCGCCGCACCCTATCACCCCCGGCTGCCCAGCACCCCCACTCCCCTCAACCCTAGCAAAGCCCGCATCCGCACTTGTGGCCCCCACTTATCCCTTAGTATGAAgttgagaataaaaaaaataagatgtgaaaacaaaaaaaaaatgaaatcgtATCTTCAACATGCGATTTCACTGAAATCGCATGTTTAGCCtgcgattttaattttaaatttaaaaataaatttaaattttaaatttttaactataATGAGcacattaaataataatattttattattaattaaataataatattttattactaataaaaaataatatttttttattaatcacataataatatttttattaatcaaataataatatttaattactaattaaataataaaattaattattaataaaataataatatttaattattaatcaaataataatatttttattattaatcaaataataataatttattattaattatatatatatatatatatttttttttttttctatcttcccTTCCTCTCAACCATCCCCCTTAGGCGATCCTTCGCTTTCGTCTGTCGGCGGCCGACCTGCACCTACCCCCCTTCGATGCACCAATGTGGTACCACTCGGccactgctcctccatgccatcccCCTCGGGCCCCTGTCCATTTCTTCTCATCGCCATGGCCGCCTTCTTTCCTTGCGAGGCCCAGGTTGTTGTCGTCGGTGCCACACCCATTGTGACCTCCTCGCCCGTCATTCGTCCGCAGCGTCCCATGACCCCCTGCGGCTCCTCCATGCCGCACACCCCTTGGCCTTGCGTCCGCACCCCATGGCCCCCGCCGCCTGGCGCTCCCATCCCCCTTGACCCCCCAGTGTTGGTGAAGCCCGCATCCGCATCCCCTGCTTCTCCATGCGGATACAAACCACACACCCACCCCCTCTATCCTCCTCTGGCCCCTGCACCCCTCCCCCCCTGTGCCGCACCCTACCGTCTCCGCCACCCAATCATTGCCCCAACCATCCAGCGTGTTTTCCCCTTCTCTCTTCGATCTCGATGAATCTCTCATCCGTGCTCCTTGATCGTCTTTATTTCGAAAACTAGAAGATGTTCAACataagattttaattttaaatttaaaattaaaattaaaattataattataattataatttttttattataataaatcacATCATTTGAAACACTACATTGAACATACGAAATCCTAAATCGTATGCTTAATATATGATTTCATCATGTCCGTACTATTTCAGTTGACtgctttatttttaaaaataaaataaaaaataaaatagatttaaaaataaatattaaaaaattaatatttttttttaaaaaatccttcAATCTTCCGCcagagttctttttcattcacgTACACTTCGGTCCCTCTTTAACGCAACAAACCCAACCCCCATGAGGCTGAGCTTATAAATTGTTTGTTCCGTGAGTCTAAGTCCCTTTCCTGATGTCCCATCcttcaaaataaataatttatatttaatcaaCTGCTATTGAGAAAAAAAGTTAAGAGGATATTTTCGAATGAAAATAATAACAAAATTATTGTTTAATCAGATTGAGAGATCCGGCGCACCATGCGTATTTGACGTTTTCTGCGCGCTGCATAGAGTGTTCTGAAAA is a genomic window containing:
- the LOC105055802 gene encoding hydroxyethylthiazole kinase, which translates into the protein MMEASKRRGEDRDPPKVEARWGRRAWELLEAVRRRAPLVQCITNFVSMDLMANALLAAGASPAMVHSLSEIDDFTPRADAILINVGTLSDGWLPSMRAAATAATRAGCPWVLDPVAVSASDFRLEACLGLVGLRPAVIRGNPSEILGLSSACRIRDSKGADSSHESMDAVEAAKSLAQASGAIVAVSGAVDVITDGQQVVGANNGVAMMQKITATGCAVTALIAAFIAIDPPNTLEATACAFSIFGLAAELGMDMAKGPASLRMHMIDSLHGLDEHTVTSRVNISFIT